In Rhizobium sp. WSM4643, the following are encoded in one genomic region:
- a CDS encoding PRC-barrel domain-containing protein, which translates to MLNQDTDATRRDPNVKDTHSLIASDRVEGTRVYGADGKHIGSIERLIIGKLDGRVAYAVLSFGGFLGIGHDHYPLPWEKLNYDTQLDGYRIDLTKEQIEGAPSYSDDDDTWYNDNGRRVYDYYGVPPYWR; encoded by the coding sequence ATGTTGAACCAGGATACTGACGCCACCCGCCGTGACCCGAATGTCAAGGACACGCATTCGCTGATTGCCAGCGACCGCGTCGAAGGCACCCGCGTTTATGGCGCCGATGGTAAGCATATCGGCTCGATCGAACGCCTGATTATCGGAAAGCTCGATGGCCGTGTCGCCTATGCCGTGCTGAGCTTCGGCGGCTTCCTGGGCATTGGTCACGATCACTACCCGCTTCCCTGGGAAAAGCTGAACTACGACACCCAGCTGGATGGCTATCGCATCGACCTGACCAAGGAGCAGATCGAAGGCGCCCCGAGCTATTCGGACGATGACGACACCTGGTACAACGACAATGGCCGCCGGGTCTATGACTACTACGGCGTGCCGCCCTACTGGAGGTAA
- a CDS encoding glycoside hydrolase family 2 protein → MIEKTALNSGWTLSCNDTARPGLPAAIPAAVPGCVHLDLLANRLIPDPYIDVNEITNDWIGKTDWTYRCSFEAMPDDARVQELVFEGLDTVAVISLNGEEIGRTFNMHRTYRFDVSGLLKSGANELTVIFRSAYAYGAEMEKHYGYRPNNYPGPGNLMRKMACNFGWDWGPTLVTAGLWKPVRLESWDRARLAETRVSATLAGGDGLVKVHARLARYGDKTALRLVAAIGGVTTTVAIGPGEDEVAFELVLPSPQLWWPHHLGAQPLYPMALRLIDDASDDVLDGFERELGFRSLRLDTSADEHGSAFTFVINDVPLFICGANWIPDDCFPPRVTAERYAARIEEAKAANIHMLRVWGGGIFETDEFYEACDRAGMLVWQDFLFACAAYPEEEPLRSEVEAEVRDNVVRLMPHASLVLWNGNNENIWGFDEWGWRPIIKAGESWGLGYYLDLLPKLSAELDPDRPYYPGSPYSGSMEIEPNADAHGCKHIWDVWNDVGYEVYRNYIPRFCSEFGWQAPAAWATIEESVHDAPLTPQSNGVFHHQKATQGNDKLIGGLSGHLPEPKTMDDWHFATQLNQARAIRFGVEHMRSHRNICKGAVVWQFNDCWPVTSWAALDSAGRRKPLWYALKAAYDPRLLTIQPRAGGLAAVAVNERTLFWRAKISGKRLTLDGTVLAEFEFWRLLCDRFEAKEFPLPEDIVTPGLPKNEVIVVEMLDRRAFHYFVEDIKLALPAPRLTVDVVGIDGGYEVKVTAQNFLKELCLMADRLDPNAVVDTMLVTLLPEESHVFAVKTAKVISVNDIVIGTVLRSANDLVAGR, encoded by the coding sequence ATGATCGAAAAGACTGCGCTCAATTCCGGCTGGACGCTCTCCTGTAACGATACAGCAAGGCCCGGGCTGCCGGCTGCAATCCCCGCGGCGGTGCCGGGCTGCGTGCATCTCGACCTTCTCGCCAATCGGCTGATTCCCGATCCCTATATCGACGTCAACGAGATCACCAACGACTGGATCGGCAAGACCGACTGGACCTATCGCTGCAGCTTCGAGGCGATGCCTGACGATGCCAGGGTGCAGGAACTGGTCTTCGAGGGGCTCGATACGGTTGCGGTGATATCGCTCAACGGCGAAGAGATCGGCCGTACCTTCAACATGCACCGCACCTATCGTTTCGATGTTTCGGGATTGCTGAAATCCGGCGCCAACGAACTCACGGTCATCTTCCGCTCCGCCTACGCCTATGGCGCGGAGATGGAAAAACATTACGGCTACCGTCCCAACAACTATCCGGGACCGGGCAATCTGATGCGCAAGATGGCCTGCAATTTCGGCTGGGACTGGGGGCCGACGCTGGTGACGGCGGGCCTCTGGAAGCCGGTCCGGCTGGAAAGCTGGGACCGGGCACGCCTTGCCGAAACCAGGGTGTCGGCGACGCTTGCCGGCGGCGACGGGCTGGTCAAGGTCCATGCCCGGCTGGCGCGGTATGGCGACAAGACGGCGTTGAGACTCGTCGCCGCAATCGGCGGCGTGACGACGACAGTGGCGATCGGGCCTGGCGAAGACGAGGTCGCGTTCGAGCTTGTTCTGCCCTCGCCGCAGCTTTGGTGGCCGCACCATCTCGGTGCCCAGCCGCTCTATCCGATGGCGCTCAGGCTGATCGACGATGCCAGCGACGATGTGCTCGATGGCTTTGAAAGGGAGCTGGGTTTCCGCTCCCTGCGGCTCGATACGTCGGCCGACGAACATGGGTCAGCCTTTACCTTCGTCATCAATGACGTGCCGCTCTTCATCTGCGGGGCGAACTGGATACCGGACGATTGTTTTCCCCCGCGCGTGACGGCCGAGCGTTATGCCGCGCGGATCGAGGAGGCGAAAGCCGCCAATATCCACATGCTGCGCGTTTGGGGCGGCGGCATCTTCGAGACCGACGAATTCTATGAGGCCTGCGATCGGGCCGGCATGCTGGTCTGGCAGGATTTCCTCTTTGCCTGCGCCGCCTATCCGGAGGAAGAGCCGCTCAGAAGCGAGGTCGAGGCGGAGGTGCGCGACAATGTCGTGCGGCTGATGCCGCATGCTTCGCTCGTCCTCTGGAACGGCAATAACGAGAACATCTGGGGCTTCGACGAATGGGGCTGGCGGCCGATCATCAAGGCGGGCGAAAGCTGGGGGCTCGGCTACTATCTCGACCTGCTGCCGAAACTCTCAGCCGAACTCGATCCGGACCGGCCCTATTATCCCGGCAGCCCCTATTCCGGCTCAATGGAGATCGAACCCAATGCCGACGCACATGGCTGCAAACATATCTGGGACGTGTGGAACGATGTCGGCTACGAGGTCTACCGCAATTATATCCCGCGCTTCTGCTCCGAATTCGGCTGGCAGGCGCCGGCCGCCTGGGCGACGATCGAAGAAAGCGTGCACGACGCGCCACTGACGCCACAATCGAACGGCGTCTTCCACCATCAGAAGGCAACCCAAGGCAATGACAAGCTGATCGGCGGCCTGTCCGGCCATCTGCCGGAGCCGAAGACGATGGACGACTGGCACTTCGCCACCCAGCTCAACCAGGCACGCGCCATCCGCTTCGGCGTCGAGCACATGCGCTCGCATCGGAATATCTGCAAGGGCGCCGTCGTCTGGCAGTTCAACGATTGCTGGCCGGTGACCTCATGGGCAGCGCTCGATTCGGCCGGACGCCGCAAGCCGCTCTGGTATGCGCTGAAGGCAGCCTATGATCCGCGCCTGCTGACGATCCAGCCGCGCGCCGGCGGACTTGCGGCGGTTGCGGTCAATGAACGAACACTGTTCTGGCGGGCGAAGATCAGCGGCAAACGCTTGACGCTCGATGGCACCGTGCTTGCCGAATTCGAATTCTGGCGCCTGCTCTGCGACCGCTTCGAGGCAAAGGAATTTCCGCTGCCCGAGGATATCGTCACTCCTGGCTTACCGAAGAACGAGGTCATCGTCGTTGAGATGCTCGACAGGCGGGCCTTCCACTATTTCGTCGAGGATATCAAGCTTGCCTTGCCGGCACCACGGCTTACGGTCGATGTCGTCGGGATCGACGGCGGATATGAGGTCAAAGTGACGGCGCAAAACTTCCTCAAGGAACTTTGCCTGATGGCCGACCGACTGGATCCGAATGCCGTCGTCGACACGATGCTGGTGACGCTGCTGCCGGAAGAGAGCCATGTGTTTGCGGTCAAGACGGCAAAGGTTATTTCGGTCAATGACATTGTCATCGGTACAGTGCTACGGTCGGCCAATGATCTTGTCGCAGGGCGCTAG
- a CDS encoding VOC family protein, with the protein MAKMIHSMIRVLDEARSVEFYERAFGLSVADRVDFETFTLIYMSNAETGFELELTVNKGRTAPYDPGNAYGHLAVSVEEVAVERERLSKLGLKPGELVELNRDGKLFGLFFFISDPDGYKIEVMQRHGRFL; encoded by the coding sequence TTGGCGAAAATGATCCACTCCATGATCCGCGTTCTCGATGAGGCGCGCTCCGTCGAATTCTACGAGAGGGCATTCGGTCTTTCGGTCGCCGACCGCGTCGATTTCGAAACCTTCACGCTGATCTATATGAGCAATGCCGAGACCGGCTTCGAGCTTGAACTGACCGTCAACAAGGGCCGGACCGCGCCATACGATCCCGGCAATGCCTATGGCCATCTCGCCGTCTCCGTCGAAGAGGTGGCGGTCGAGCGCGAGCGGCTGTCAAAGCTCGGGCTGAAGCCCGGTGAACTGGTGGAGCTCAACCGCGACGGCAAGCTCTTCGGCCTGTTCTTTTTCATCAGCGATCCCGATGGCTACAAGATCGAGGTGATGCAGCGCCACGGCCGGTTTCTCTGA
- a CDS encoding ABC transporter permease — MKLVVANLFRLAALALLLILLFRTEWLSFVLTPLTSNNAPAVYTQNSLASLAAGHLQLVIGSIVGSAVLAVIGGIFVTRESGADFLPLSRAIANAGQTFPPVAVLALAVPATGFGAMPTLIALFLYGLLPIFENTVAGLKQVSPQVLDAADGMGMNGTQRLFRVELPLALPLILEGLKVATVINIGTATIGSTVAAKGLGEVIIAGLISDNTAFILQGGLIVGLMAVLMYDAMGLVEAAITRRIGLRAA, encoded by the coding sequence ATGAAACTCGTTGTCGCCAATCTCTTCCGCCTGGCGGCGCTGGCCCTGCTCTTGATCCTGCTGTTCAGGACGGAGTGGCTTTCCTTCGTGCTCACGCCGCTGACCAGCAACAATGCGCCCGCCGTCTATACGCAGAACAGCCTTGCCTCGCTGGCCGCCGGCCATCTGCAGCTGGTAATCGGCTCGATCGTCGGCAGCGCCGTGCTTGCCGTTATCGGCGGCATCTTCGTGACGCGGGAAAGCGGGGCTGACTTCCTACCGCTGTCGCGCGCCATCGCCAATGCCGGGCAGACTTTTCCGCCGGTCGCGGTGCTGGCGCTCGCCGTTCCCGCGACCGGCTTCGGCGCCATGCCGACGCTGATTGCGCTCTTTCTCTACGGCCTGCTGCCGATCTTCGAAAACACCGTCGCCGGGCTGAAGCAGGTTTCGCCGCAGGTTCTCGATGCTGCCGACGGCATGGGCATGAACGGCACACAGCGACTGTTTCGCGTCGAGCTGCCGCTGGCCCTGCCGCTGATCCTCGAGGGGCTGAAGGTCGCGACCGTCATCAATATCGGCACGGCGACGATCGGCTCGACGGTTGCGGCAAAGGGCCTCGGCGAGGTCATCATCGCCGGGCTGATCTCCGACAATACCGCCTTCATCCTACAGGGCGGCCTGATCGTCGGCCTGATGGCGGTGCTGATGTATGACGCCATGGGTCTCGTCGAAGCGGCGATTACCCGAAGAATCGGCTTGCGCGCGGCGTAA
- a CDS encoding ABC transporter ATP-binding protein, with translation MTMIEIRNVTKRYGVATVVDNVSMSVEKGEITVIVGTSGSGKSTLMRMINRLVPITEGEIFVGGQNVMDVEVTELRRKIGYAIQGHGLFPHRTVAQNIATVPQLLDWDSTRIAKRVEELLGLFNLDPATFADKYPHQLSGGQQQRVGVARALAAEPELLLMDEPFGALDPVIRGKAQDDLLAIQKQFGTTVILVTHDMDEAFHLGNQIAVMSEGRLLQCSTPEKILTEPADPFVQQLTGTSDRALKLMSLLPLKESMEPAKNGLAYALPQSLSLRDALAEMIWQGVDEAAVQDAQKAPVGSISMTRLLELGRKA, from the coding sequence ATGACCATGATCGAGATCAGGAACGTCACCAAGCGCTATGGCGTGGCCACTGTCGTCGACAACGTTTCGATGAGCGTCGAGAAGGGTGAGATCACCGTCATCGTCGGCACGTCGGGCTCCGGCAAATCGACGCTGATGCGGATGATCAACCGGCTGGTGCCGATCACCGAGGGTGAAATCTTCGTCGGCGGGCAGAACGTGATGGATGTTGAGGTGACCGAGCTTCGCCGCAAGATCGGCTATGCGATCCAGGGGCACGGCCTTTTTCCGCACCGCACCGTGGCGCAGAATATCGCCACGGTGCCGCAGCTTCTCGATTGGGATTCGACGCGTATCGCCAAACGGGTCGAGGAACTGCTCGGGCTCTTCAACCTCGATCCGGCAACATTTGCCGACAAATATCCGCACCAGCTCTCCGGCGGCCAGCAGCAGCGCGTCGGCGTCGCCCGGGCGCTGGCGGCCGAACCGGAATTGCTGTTGATGGACGAGCCCTTCGGCGCGCTCGATCCGGTCATCCGCGGCAAGGCGCAGGACGACCTTTTGGCGATCCAGAAGCAGTTCGGCACCACGGTCATTCTCGTCACCCACGACATGGACGAGGCCTTTCATCTCGGCAACCAGATCGCAGTGATGAGCGAGGGCAGGTTGCTGCAATGCTCGACGCCGGAAAAGATCCTCACCGAACCCGCCGATCCCTTCGTGCAGCAATTGACCGGCACTTCCGACCGGGCGCTGAAGCTGATGTCGCTGCTGCCGCTGAAGGAAAGCATGGAGCCGGCCAAGAACGGTCTCGCATATGCCCTGCCGCAGTCGCTCAGTCTCCGCGACGCTTTGGCTGAGATGATCTGGCAGGGGGTCGACGAGGCGGCGGTGCAGGATGCGCAAAAGGCGCCTGTGGGATCGATCTCAATGACGCGGCTTCTCGAACTGGGCCGCAAGGCATGA
- a CDS encoding ABC transporter permease yields the protein MEETLAVRKLDRLGVVLVAVGIAATALMPFIYVKANRIAAGKPMLLMQLLPQPSVIVLTVLLLLTAFATLFLRHAIARLIIATLCLAALIVAIGLVSTAATPPGSTVARMTPGGGFWVLFAVIGLVISDALVKIRLAPWMRIAALAAYTTLLLILLSSGLLDSLSIMKEFSTRAPQFETEAISHLLLAFGSLAIAIVLGLPLGILCFWVPKLRAIVLQGLSLIQTIPSLALFGLLMLPLGYLATHVPLAAAIGIRGIGTAPALIALVLYSLLPIVANTVVGLQGVDPSVRDAAAGMGLTRLQILTGIDMPLAFPVILTGIRIVLVQAIGMVTIAALIGGGGFGIFIFQGLGQTAMDLVLLGAVPTVFFAFSSAVILDAVIESIRGSAA from the coding sequence ATGGAAGAAACCTTAGCGGTCCGCAAGCTGGACCGGCTCGGCGTGGTTTTGGTGGCCGTCGGCATCGCGGCGACTGCACTGATGCCCTTCATCTATGTGAAGGCAAACCGCATCGCCGCCGGCAAGCCGATGCTGCTGATGCAGCTTCTTCCCCAGCCTTCCGTCATCGTCCTGACCGTGCTTCTCCTTCTCACCGCCTTCGCCACGCTGTTCTTACGCCATGCGATCGCGCGGCTTATCATCGCCACACTCTGCCTTGCGGCGCTGATCGTTGCGATCGGCCTCGTCTCGACCGCGGCAACGCCGCCCGGCAGCACGGTGGCGCGCATGACGCCCGGCGGCGGCTTCTGGGTGCTGTTTGCGGTGATCGGCCTCGTCATATCCGATGCGCTGGTGAAGATCCGCCTGGCGCCCTGGATGCGGATCGCAGCCCTTGCCGCCTATACGACGCTGCTCTTGATCTTGCTCTCCTCCGGCCTGCTCGACAGCCTTTCGATCATGAAGGAATTCTCGACGCGGGCTCCGCAGTTCGAGACGGAGGCGATCTCGCATCTGCTCTTGGCGTTCGGCTCACTTGCCATCGCCATTGTTCTCGGCCTGCCGCTCGGCATCCTCTGCTTCTGGGTGCCGAAGCTGCGCGCCATCGTGCTGCAGGGCCTCAGCCTCATCCAGACGATCCCAAGTCTGGCGCTCTTCGGCCTGTTGATGCTGCCGCTCGGCTATCTCGCCACCCATGTGCCGCTCGCCGCCGCGATCGGCATTCGCGGCATCGGCACGGCGCCTGCCTTGATCGCGCTCGTGCTCTATTCGCTGCTGCCGATCGTCGCCAACACCGTCGTCGGCCTTCAGGGCGTCGATCCATCGGTGCGGGACGCTGCGGCCGGCATGGGGCTGACGCGCTTGCAGATCCTGACCGGCATCGACATGCCGCTTGCCTTTCCCGTCATCCTCACCGGCATCCGCATCGTGCTGGTGCAGGCGATCGGCATGGTGACGATCGCCGCGCTGATCGGCGGCGGCGGCTTCGGCATCTTCATCTTCCAAGGGCTCGGCCAGACGGCCATGGACCTCGTCCTGCTCGGCGCCGTGCCGACCGTCTTCTTCGCCTTCTCATCGGCCGTCATCCTCGATGCGGTCATCGAAAGCATCCGGGGATCTGCCGCATGA
- the osmF gene encoding glycine betaine ABC transporter substrate-binding protein OsmF produces MLKKLALAVSLSAFAVGAAHAADVVVSSKIDTEGTLLGNVIALALEANGIKTQDRIALGATPVVRKAITSGEIDIYPEYTGNAGFFFNKADDAAWKNIDQGYELAKKLDYDANKIVWLTPSPANNTWALAVRSDVAGPNKLKSLTDFGKWVAGGGAAKLAASAEFVNSAGALPAFQTTYGFQLKPDQMVVLSGGDTAATIKAAADQTNGVNTAMVYGTDGAIEAAQLTVLEDDKNVQQVYAPTPIIREEVLKANPKIEEVLSPIFKSLTADELRKLNAKIQVDGEPAKSVAEAYLKEKGFLK; encoded by the coding sequence ATGCTGAAGAAACTCGCACTTGCCGTTTCGCTCTCCGCCTTCGCGGTGGGCGCGGCCCATGCCGCCGACGTCGTCGTCTCGTCGAAGATCGACACGGAAGGCACGCTGCTCGGCAACGTCATTGCGCTCGCTCTCGAAGCGAACGGCATCAAGACGCAGGACCGCATCGCGCTTGGCGCGACACCTGTGGTGCGCAAGGCGATCACATCAGGCGAAATCGACATCTATCCCGAATATACCGGCAATGCCGGCTTTTTCTTCAACAAGGCCGATGACGCGGCGTGGAAGAACATCGACCAGGGCTATGAGTTGGCGAAGAAGCTCGATTACGATGCCAACAAGATCGTCTGGCTGACACCGTCGCCTGCCAACAACACCTGGGCGCTCGCCGTGCGCAGCGACGTCGCCGGCCCGAACAAGCTGAAGAGCCTGACGGACTTCGGCAAATGGGTTGCCGGCGGCGGTGCCGCCAAGCTTGCCGCCTCTGCCGAATTCGTCAATTCGGCCGGCGCGCTTCCCGCCTTCCAGACGACCTACGGCTTCCAGCTGAAGCCCGACCAGATGGTCGTTCTTTCCGGCGGCGACACGGCGGCAACGATCAAGGCGGCCGCCGACCAGACGAACGGCGTCAACACCGCCATGGTCTACGGCACCGACGGCGCGATCGAAGCGGCCCAACTGACCGTTCTCGAAGACGACAAGAACGTGCAGCAGGTCTATGCCCCGACGCCGATCATCCGCGAAGAGGTGTTGAAGGCCAATCCGAAGATCGAGGAAGTGCTCTCGCCGATCTTCAAGAGCCTGACCGCCGACGAATTGCGTAAGCTCAATGCCAAGATCCAGGTCGATGGCGAGCCGGCAAAGTCCGTCGCCGAAGCCTATCTCAAGGAAAAAGGCTTCCTGAAGTAA
- a CDS encoding acetyltransferase codes for MKKDIPASGEAGYHSIIEKSGRRESATEPGNIVETRKGTKTNRAGLGKGNAFPRAEVHSPR; via the coding sequence ATGAAAAAAGATATCCCTGCTTCCGGAGAGGCCGGCTATCATTCGATCATAGAAAAATCCGGGCGGCGGGAATCCGCAACAGAGCCCGGGAATATCGTGGAAACACGCAAGGGGACAAAAACAAATCGCGCCGGCCTTGGAAAAGGGAATGCGTTTCCGCGCGCGGAGGTGCATTCGCCGCGATAA
- a CDS encoding LysR family transcriptional regulator → MHLGALFIASHVLTSGSVRETARRFQLSPSTVSAAIHNLETELAMKLTERASGELATLIASGRVLEGLEPIMAAIGELGQWAGHDGAGAEIDEAWASRIPVKIVTMERFLEVADQGSINRAARRLRLGQPQLSLQLANLEKFMSHRLFERQAQGSVLTEEGRRAYLIFMAISQAWNDLKSSADERYRRTARSLRIGSIIPTGSESWVARCLGTLVSEWNLRRNNNAISLVSMTADDLREALKSGRIDVAILDSVFGLENFRHRELLQTDMVVIAPPDSDETSVADLVAGHPICMPSLRTGLGHAAMAFNYERAPNRRLRGQDITAADSLPVIVDLVANHGYVSFLGRVSAMPIADKVRIVDLDEHLPMSYHVAFNHRKAAADACTMIIEAAARITSESVVRTIRPADAGARETAA, encoded by the coding sequence TTGCATCTTGGTGCCCTGTTCATTGCAAGCCATGTCCTGACCTCCGGTTCGGTCCGCGAGACCGCGCGGCGCTTCCAGCTGTCGCCCTCCACCGTCTCGGCGGCAATCCATAATCTCGAGACCGAACTGGCGATGAAGCTGACGGAACGTGCCTCCGGCGAGCTGGCGACGCTGATTGCGAGCGGCAGGGTGCTGGAAGGCTTGGAGCCGATCATGGCTGCGATCGGTGAGCTCGGTCAATGGGCCGGTCACGACGGCGCCGGCGCCGAGATCGACGAGGCGTGGGCATCCCGCATTCCCGTCAAGATCGTCACCATGGAGCGTTTTCTGGAGGTTGCCGACCAAGGCAGCATCAACCGGGCCGCTCGCCGCCTGCGCCTCGGTCAGCCGCAGCTTTCGCTTCAGCTTGCCAATCTTGAGAAATTTATGAGCCATCGCCTGTTCGAGCGGCAGGCGCAGGGGTCGGTCCTGACGGAGGAGGGCAGGCGCGCCTACCTGATCTTCATGGCGATCAGCCAGGCGTGGAACGATCTCAAATCGTCGGCCGATGAGCGTTATCGGCGTACCGCCCGGTCGCTGCGCATCGGTTCGATCATCCCGACCGGATCGGAAAGCTGGGTGGCCCGCTGCCTGGGCACGCTGGTTTCGGAATGGAATCTGCGCCGCAACAACAACGCGATTTCGCTGGTCTCGATGACCGCCGACGATCTGCGCGAGGCGCTGAAGAGCGGCCGCATCGATGTCGCTATCCTGGATTCGGTCTTCGGGCTGGAAAACTTCCGCCATCGCGAATTGCTGCAGACCGACATGGTGGTGATCGCACCGCCTGATAGCGACGAGACCAGCGTCGCTGATCTCGTCGCCGGCCACCCGATCTGCATGCCGAGCCTGCGCACCGGCCTCGGCCATGCGGCCATGGCCTTCAACTATGAGCGCGCGCCAAACCGGCGCCTGCGCGGCCAGGATATCACCGCGGCGGATTCGCTGCCTGTCATCGTCGACCTCGTCGCCAATCACGGTTACGTCTCCTTCCTCGGCCGGGTCAGCGCCATGCCGATCGCCGACAAGGTGCGTATCGTCGATCTCGACGAGCATCTGCCGATGTCTTATCACGTCGCCTTCAACCATCGCAAAGCCGCCGCCGATGCCTGCACAATGATCATCGAGGCGGCGGCGAGAATTACGTCGGAATCCGTCGTACGAACCATAAGGCCGGCGGATGCCGGAGCCAGGGAGACTGCAGCGTGA
- a CDS encoding copper homeostasis protein CutC, translated as MTILLEVCVDSAEGLAAAIEGGAGRIELCSALELGGLTPLPSLMRIAARASIPVYAMIRPHAGPFIFDGADEEAMMIDIDAVRAAGLAGVVIGANRPDGTLDMPLIHRLKVHAAGLGSTLHRAFDLVPDADQALEQAIELGCERILTSGCALRAVDGLDTLKRISAKAAGRIAIMPGSGIRPANVGEILQATGAREVHGSCSSPVESTDPRAVAFGFEARSMNKTDVAIVREMRRAIEAAG; from the coding sequence GTGACGATCTTGCTTGAGGTATGCGTGGACAGCGCCGAGGGCCTCGCCGCCGCGATCGAAGGTGGCGCCGGGCGCATCGAACTCTGCTCGGCGCTGGAACTCGGCGGCTTGACGCCGCTGCCGAGCCTGATGCGGATCGCCGCCAGGGCCTCCATTCCGGTCTACGCGATGATCCGCCCCCACGCCGGCCCCTTCATCTTCGACGGGGCAGACGAGGAGGCGATGATGATCGATATCGATGCCGTGCGTGCCGCTGGCCTTGCCGGCGTCGTCATCGGCGCCAACCGGCCGGATGGTACGCTCGACATGCCGTTGATCCACCGTTTGAAGGTGCATGCGGCCGGCCTCGGCTCGACGCTGCATCGCGCTTTCGATCTGGTGCCGGATGCCGATCAGGCGCTGGAGCAGGCGATCGAACTCGGCTGCGAACGCATCTTGACCTCCGGCTGCGCGCTGAGGGCGGTAGACGGTCTCGACACGCTGAAGCGTATTTCGGCAAAGGCGGCCGGCCGCATCGCCATCATGCCCGGCAGCGGCATCCGCCCCGCCAATGTCGGCGAGATCTTGCAGGCGACCGGCGCCCGCGAGGTCCACGGTTCCTGCAGCTCGCCGGTCGAAAGCACCGATCCACGCGCCGTCGCCTTCGGCTTCGAGGCGAGGAGTATGAACAAGACGGATGTCGCTATTGTCAGGGAGATGCGCAGAGCGATTGAGGCGGCGGGTTAG
- a CDS encoding zinc-binding alcohol dehydrogenase family protein: MKAVLCREPGVLDIVERPSPAAPAAGWVRLAVSHVGICGTDYHIFEGKHPFLEYPRVMGHEISATVLEAGAGVTIAVGSPVIVNPYLSCGQCIACRQGKPNCCTNIKVLGVHTDGAFCEEISVPAENLYAAKGLSLEAAATTEFLAIGAHAVRRSMTDPGARALVIGAGPIGLGAAIFSRIAGHEVTLLDTSAERLQMASERFGFTSGIVANEATAETVREKTNGDGFDVVFDATGYGPSMEKAFSFVAHGGALVLVSVVKDDIRFSDPEFHKREMMVIGSRNATRVDFEHVVDSIVKGLVPVDKLITHRTTLADAPRDLARWAHEKNGLIKAVISIGG, encoded by the coding sequence ATGAAAGCAGTTCTTTGCCGGGAGCCCGGCGTGCTCGATATCGTCGAGCGTCCTTCGCCAGCGGCTCCCGCCGCCGGCTGGGTGCGGCTTGCCGTCAGCCATGTCGGCATTTGCGGCACCGATTACCACATCTTCGAGGGCAAACATCCCTTCCTCGAATATCCCCGGGTGATGGGGCATGAGATCTCGGCAACGGTGTTGGAAGCGGGCGCCGGGGTCACTATCGCAGTCGGCAGTCCCGTTATCGTCAATCCCTATCTCTCCTGCGGGCAATGTATCGCCTGCCGCCAGGGCAAGCCGAATTGCTGCACCAACATCAAGGTGCTCGGCGTCCATACCGACGGCGCCTTCTGCGAGGAGATTTCGGTTCCGGCCGAGAACCTCTATGCCGCCAAGGGCTTAAGCCTCGAAGCGGCGGCGACGACCGAATTTCTGGCAATCGGCGCCCATGCGGTGCGCCGTTCGATGACCGACCCCGGAGCGCGGGCGCTCGTGATCGGCGCCGGGCCGATCGGGCTTGGGGCGGCGATCTTCTCGCGCATCGCCGGCCATGAGGTGACGCTGCTCGACACCAGCGCGGAGCGGCTGCAGATGGCATCCGAGCGCTTCGGCTTCACCTCCGGCATCGTTGCCAACGAGGCGACAGCGGAGACCGTCCGGGAAAAGACCAATGGCGACGGTTTCGACGTTGTCTTCGACGCGACGGGTTATGGCCCTTCGATGGAGAAGGCCTTCTCCTTCGTCGCCCATGGCGGCGCACTGGTGCTGGTCAGCGTCGTCAAGGACGATATCCGCTTTTCCGATCCCGAATTCCACAAGCGCGAGATGATGGTGATCGGCAGCCGCAACGCCACCCGCGTCGATTTCGAGCATGTGGTGGATTCGATCGTCAAAGGGCTGGTGCCGGTGGACAAGCTCATCACTCACCGCACGACGCTTGCCGATGCACCGCGCGATCTCGCGCGCTGGGCGCATGAGAAGAACGGGCTGATCAAGGCTGTGATCAGTATTGGTGGCTAG